A region from the Manihot esculenta cultivar AM560-2 chromosome 13, M.esculenta_v8, whole genome shotgun sequence genome encodes:
- the LOC110630369 gene encoding putative lipid-transfer protein DIR1, whose product MMERASAGRWVVVMVVVMAAIFEGTRSLSLCDMNEDGLLACKPSVSKTNPVDPPSKECCKALKFANLTCLCSYRNSLLLPSLGIDPDLALALPAKCNLTAPADC is encoded by the coding sequence ATGATGGAGAGAGCGTCAGCAGGGAGGTGGGTGGTGGTCATGGTGGTGGTCATGGCGGCCATATTTGAAGGGACAAGGTCGTTGAGCTTGTGTGACATGAATGAGGATGGTTTATTAGCATGCAAGCCATCAGTGAGCAAGACAAATCCAGTGGATCCACCATCAAAAGAATGTTGCAAGGCCCTTAAATTTGCTAACTTGACGTGCCTGTGTTCTTATAGGAATTCACTGTTGTTGCCTTCTCTTGGGATTGATCCAGATCTTGCTTTGGCTTTGCCTGCCAAGTGCAACCTCACCGCTCCTGCCGATTGCTAA
- the LOC110629465 gene encoding fimbrin-2 isoform X1, with amino-acid sequence MSGYVGIIVSDPSLQNQFTQVELRSLKSHFMSMRRESGKLTLRDLASRMSRLKVVGENLTEEERASFIQDLYQNLDDEVDFEFFLKVYLKLHAHANARTGTVAKNSSAFLKAATTTLLHTISEPEKASYVAHINNYLGKDDFLKKYLPVDSSTNDLFEIAKDGVLLCKLINVAVPGTIDERAINTKRVLNPWERNENHTLCLNSAKAIGCTVVNIGTQDFIEGRRHLMLGLISQIIKIQLLADLSLKKTPQLVELVDDSKDVEELMSLPPEKILLRWMNFQLKKAGYRKIVTNFSSDVKDAEAYAHLLNVLAPEYSNPSTLAMKDHFGRAKLVLEHADRMGCKRYLTAKDIVEGSPNLNLAFVAHIFQHRNGLSTQTKQISFLETLPDDTQISREERAFRFWMNSLGNSTYIDNVFEDLRNGWVLLETLEKVSPGIVNWKIANKPPIKLPFRKVENCNQVVKIGKQLKFSLVNIAGNDIVQGNKKLILGTFFTQRVPLFNKSIYAYLWQLMRCNILQLLKNLRFHSHGKEITDADILKWANTKVRGAGRQSHMESFKDRSLSDGIFFLELLSSVQPRAVNWSLVTKGVTDEEKKMNATYIISIARKLGCSIFLLPEDITEVNQKMILTLTASIMYWFLKQPVEEKSNGTSDSETISNSTVDDSASESSLEENGNLE; translated from the exons atgtCAGGTTACGTTGGCATTATTGTGTCAGATCCATCGCTCCAAAACCAGTTCACTCAGGTGGAGCTGCGGAGCTTGAAGTCTCAC TTTATGAGCATGAGAAGGGAGAGCGGGAAGCTCACGCTCAGAGACTTGGCTTCTAGGATGTCCAGATTGAAAGTAGTAGGAGAGAATCTGACGGAGGAAGAAAGAGCTTCTTTTATTCAAGATTTGTATCAAAATCTCGACGATGAGGTCGATTTCGAGTTCTTTTTGAAG GTATATTTGAAACTTCATGCACATGCCAATGCAAGAACAGGAACTGTTGCAAAGAACTCATCAGCATTCCTTAAAGCCGCCACCACTACATTGCTTCACACCATCAGTGAACCCGAGAAGGCATCCTATGTTGCTCATATCAATAACTATCTAGGAAAAGATGACTTCTTAAAGAAATACCTCCCCGTTGATTCTTCGACCAATGATCTCTTTGAGATTGCAAAGGATGGAGTCCTTCTCTG CAAGCTTATCAATGTGGCTGTGCCTGGTACAATTGATGAAAGGGCTATTAATACTAAGAGAGTTCTCAATCCATGGGAAAGGAATGAAAACCATACACTCTGTCTCAACTCTGCTAAGGCTATTGGATGTACCGTAGTCAATATTGGGACCCAAGACTTCATTGAAGGAAGG CGCCATCTTATGCTTGGATTGATTTCTCAAATCATTAAG ATACAACTCTTGGCAGACCTCAGTCTGAAGAAAACACCTCAGTTGGtggagttagttgatgacagtaag GATGTGGAAGAGTTGATGAGTCTACCACCAGAGAAGATCTTATTAAGATGGATGAATTTCCAGTTGAAGAAAGCTGGATACAGGAAAATAGTCACAAACTTCTCTTCTGATGTGAAG GATGCAGAGGCTTATGCTCACCTTCTAAATGTTCTTGCTCCCGAGTATAGCAATCCATCTACACTGGCCATGAAAGATCATTTTGGAAGAGCAAAGTTGGTTCTTGAACATGCGGATAGGATGGGTTGCAAGAGATATTTAACTGCAAAGGACATTGTTGAAGGTTCACCAAATCTCAACCTGGCGTTTGTTGCTCACATTTTCCAGCATAG GAATGGGCTGTCAACCCAAACTAAGCAGATATCTTTTCTTGAGACGCTACCTGATGACACACAAATTTCTAGAGAGGAAAGGGCATTTAGATTTTGGATGAATAGTCTTGGGAATTCAACCTATATTGACAACGTCTTTGAAGATCTCAGAAATGG GTGGGTGCTTCTAGAGACCCTTGAGAAGGTGTCACCAGGGATTGTTAATTGGAAGATTGCAAATAAGCCTCCAATCAAGTTGCCATTCAGAAAAGTAGAAAACTGTAATCAAGTTGTAAAAATAGGAAAACAGTTAAAATTTTCCCTGGTTAACATTGCTGGGAATGACATCGTGCAAGGAAATAAAAAACTAATACTGGGTACGTTCTTTACCCAACGAGTACCATTATTCAACAAGAGCATTTACG CTTATTTGTGGCAGTTAATGAGATGTAACATCCTCCAACTTCTAAAGAATTTGAGATTCCACTCTCATGGAAAGGAAATCACTGATGCTGATATTTTAAAATGGGCCAACACCAAAGTGCGTGGAGCTGGAAGGCAGAGTCACATGGAAAGTTTTAAG GATAGAAGCTTGTCAGATGGCATTTTTTTTCTTGAGCTTCTCAGCTCTGTTCAGCCTAGAGCAGTAAATTGGAGTCTCGTCACAAAAGGAGTAACTG ATGAGGAGAAAAAGATGAATGCTACCTACATCATAAGTATCGCAAGGAAGCTAGGATGCTCAATATTTTTGCTTCCTGAAGACATAACGGAG gtGAATCAAAAGATGATCCTTACGTTGACAGCAAGTATCATGTATTGGTTCTTGAAACAGCCTGTTGAAGAGAAATCAAATGGAACTTCAGATAGTGAGACCATCTCAAATTCAACAGTAGACGACTCTGCCTCAGAGTCATCGTTAGAAGAGAATGGAAACCT GGAATGA
- the LOC110629465 gene encoding fimbrin-2 isoform X2, with the protein MSGYVGIIVSDPSLQNQFTQVELRSLKSHFMSMRRESGKLTLRDLASRMSRLKVVGENLTEEERASFIQDLYQNLDDEVDFEFFLKVYLKLHAHANARTGTVAKNSSAFLKAATTTLLHTISEPEKASYVAHINNYLGKDDFLKKYLPVDSSTNDLFEIAKDGVLLCKLINVAVPGTIDERAINTKRVLNPWERNENHTLCLNSAKAIGCTVVNIGTQDFIEGRRHLMLGLISQIIKIQLLADLSLKKTPQLVELVDDSKDVEELMSLPPEKILLRWMNFQLKKAGYRKIVTNFSSDVKDAEAYAHLLNVLAPEYSNPSTLAMKDHFGRAKLVLEHADRMGCKRYLTAKDIVEGSPNLNLAFVAHIFQHRNGLSTQTKQISFLETLPDDTQISREERAFRFWMNSLGNSTYIDNVFEDLRNGWVLLETLEKVSPGIVNWKIANKPPIKLPFRKVENCNQVVKIGKQLKFSLVNIAGNDIVQGNKKLILAYLWQLMRCNILQLLKNLRFHSHGKEITDADILKWANTKVRGAGRQSHMESFKDRSLSDGIFFLELLSSVQPRAVNWSLVTKGVTDEEKKMNATYIISIARKLGCSIFLLPEDITEVNQKMILTLTASIMYWFLKQPVEEKSNGTSDSETISNSTVDDSASESSLEENGNL; encoded by the exons atgtCAGGTTACGTTGGCATTATTGTGTCAGATCCATCGCTCCAAAACCAGTTCACTCAGGTGGAGCTGCGGAGCTTGAAGTCTCAC TTTATGAGCATGAGAAGGGAGAGCGGGAAGCTCACGCTCAGAGACTTGGCTTCTAGGATGTCCAGATTGAAAGTAGTAGGAGAGAATCTGACGGAGGAAGAAAGAGCTTCTTTTATTCAAGATTTGTATCAAAATCTCGACGATGAGGTCGATTTCGAGTTCTTTTTGAAG GTATATTTGAAACTTCATGCACATGCCAATGCAAGAACAGGAACTGTTGCAAAGAACTCATCAGCATTCCTTAAAGCCGCCACCACTACATTGCTTCACACCATCAGTGAACCCGAGAAGGCATCCTATGTTGCTCATATCAATAACTATCTAGGAAAAGATGACTTCTTAAAGAAATACCTCCCCGTTGATTCTTCGACCAATGATCTCTTTGAGATTGCAAAGGATGGAGTCCTTCTCTG CAAGCTTATCAATGTGGCTGTGCCTGGTACAATTGATGAAAGGGCTATTAATACTAAGAGAGTTCTCAATCCATGGGAAAGGAATGAAAACCATACACTCTGTCTCAACTCTGCTAAGGCTATTGGATGTACCGTAGTCAATATTGGGACCCAAGACTTCATTGAAGGAAGG CGCCATCTTATGCTTGGATTGATTTCTCAAATCATTAAG ATACAACTCTTGGCAGACCTCAGTCTGAAGAAAACACCTCAGTTGGtggagttagttgatgacagtaag GATGTGGAAGAGTTGATGAGTCTACCACCAGAGAAGATCTTATTAAGATGGATGAATTTCCAGTTGAAGAAAGCTGGATACAGGAAAATAGTCACAAACTTCTCTTCTGATGTGAAG GATGCAGAGGCTTATGCTCACCTTCTAAATGTTCTTGCTCCCGAGTATAGCAATCCATCTACACTGGCCATGAAAGATCATTTTGGAAGAGCAAAGTTGGTTCTTGAACATGCGGATAGGATGGGTTGCAAGAGATATTTAACTGCAAAGGACATTGTTGAAGGTTCACCAAATCTCAACCTGGCGTTTGTTGCTCACATTTTCCAGCATAG GAATGGGCTGTCAACCCAAACTAAGCAGATATCTTTTCTTGAGACGCTACCTGATGACACACAAATTTCTAGAGAGGAAAGGGCATTTAGATTTTGGATGAATAGTCTTGGGAATTCAACCTATATTGACAACGTCTTTGAAGATCTCAGAAATGG GTGGGTGCTTCTAGAGACCCTTGAGAAGGTGTCACCAGGGATTGTTAATTGGAAGATTGCAAATAAGCCTCCAATCAAGTTGCCATTCAGAAAAGTAGAAAACTGTAATCAAGTTGTAAAAATAGGAAAACAGTTAAAATTTTCCCTGGTTAACATTGCTGGGAATGACATCGTGCAAGGAAATAAAAAACTAATACTGG CTTATTTGTGGCAGTTAATGAGATGTAACATCCTCCAACTTCTAAAGAATTTGAGATTCCACTCTCATGGAAAGGAAATCACTGATGCTGATATTTTAAAATGGGCCAACACCAAAGTGCGTGGAGCTGGAAGGCAGAGTCACATGGAAAGTTTTAAG GATAGAAGCTTGTCAGATGGCATTTTTTTTCTTGAGCTTCTCAGCTCTGTTCAGCCTAGAGCAGTAAATTGGAGTCTCGTCACAAAAGGAGTAACTG ATGAGGAGAAAAAGATGAATGCTACCTACATCATAAGTATCGCAAGGAAGCTAGGATGCTCAATATTTTTGCTTCCTGAAGACATAACGGAG gtGAATCAAAAGATGATCCTTACGTTGACAGCAAGTATCATGTATTGGTTCTTGAAACAGCCTGTTGAAGAGAAATCAAATGGAACTTCAGATAGTGAGACCATCTCAAATTCAACAGTAGACGACTCTGCCTCAGAGTCATCGTTAGAAGAGAATGGAAACCTGTAA